The Vicinamibacterales bacterium genome includes a region encoding these proteins:
- a CDS encoding glycine cleavage system protein H, with the protein MGHDLITIYWLKAVEYVLALSYLPLFMLFWKFASPRQPATARVPVAALGWADQLAAFFQVPADLFFHKGHAWLRLEDADTVTVGLDDFAQKLVGPLGALRLPVVGTTLVQGQPALMLDAGAKVIPMLAPVDGTVLAVNPAALASSDIVNRSPYGDGWLMKVKTTKLAGNLRRLMSGEAAHEWMDSVCESLGAEMAGLELGKVYLDGGQMVDGVARHLSPDNWDQIAKRFFLTDQGGRRA; encoded by the coding sequence ATGGGTCACGATCTGATTACGATTTACTGGCTCAAGGCCGTCGAATACGTCCTGGCCTTGTCCTATCTCCCGCTGTTCATGCTGTTCTGGAAGTTTGCCTCACCGCGGCAGCCGGCCACCGCGCGCGTGCCGGTCGCGGCCCTGGGGTGGGCCGATCAACTCGCTGCGTTCTTCCAGGTCCCGGCCGACTTGTTCTTCCACAAGGGCCATGCGTGGCTCCGGCTGGAAGACGCGGATACGGTGACCGTCGGTCTCGACGACTTCGCACAGAAGCTCGTGGGGCCGCTCGGCGCGCTGCGTCTGCCCGTCGTGGGCACCACGCTCGTGCAGGGTCAGCCGGCGCTGATGCTCGACGCCGGCGCGAAAGTCATTCCGATGCTGGCCCCGGTCGACGGGACGGTGCTGGCGGTGAACCCCGCCGCTCTCGCCTCCTCGGACATCGTCAACCGTTCGCCCTACGGTGACGGATGGCTGATGAAGGTCAAGACCACGAAACTCGCGGGAAACCTCAGAAGGCTGATGTCGGGCGAGGCGGCGCACGAGTGGATGGACTCGGTCTGTGAGAGCCTCGGCGCCGAGATGGCCGGGCTGGAACTCGGCAAGGTGTACCTCGATGGTGGCCAGATGGTGGACGGCGTCGCCCGCCAT